The nucleotide window GCAGCAGAGTGGGTCGGAGTGAGGCCCTGCCCTGTGGGCAGCCCACGGAGGATGGGAGAGCGCTGGACCTCAATGGCATGCTGTCCCTGGGGCGGGTGGGCGGCAGGAAGGTGGGCTGACCTGGGGAGGGTGAGGTCTTGGTGTGAGGGGCACGTGTCCTCTATGGGAGGTTAGGGGCCCGGAGGAAGAGCAGGCCCTGGCAGGATAATGCTGAGGAccctcccaggagcctgagggcatTCGCGCCCCAGGACTGAGGGGCCAGAATCCAGGCCAGCCCTTCCTGATCTTGCTGGGGGACTTGGTGGGGGGTTTGCGACTGTGACCCGCCTGGACGGGGACACAGGACACAACAGGGtacctcctcctgctcctctcccagtTCTCAGGGAGGTGAGGACCCCACTGGGAGAGCTCCCAGTCAGGGCTTGGGAGGAAGCCCACCTAGGGGATAGATACCCAGGAGTCCTAGGGCCTGCCAAGAGTCAGTGCGGGGACCCCCGCCCACCCCACATTGAAGGGGTGAGTGGCTCCCAAGCCAGCCCTCAAGCCCAGGAGGGGATGTCCCAGAAATCTGGGTGCCCCTCCCTGGCAACCCTGGGAAGGAAcccggggcggggcctgtgcCACAGAGCCCCTCCTCTTGTTCAGATtcctgggctcagggaggggagggcctgggcctgAGGGTCTGGACTCAGGTCAGCAGAGGAGGTAGGTGCCCTCTGGTCCTGTTCCCAGCCCTGGCGGGGGTCGAGGTGAGAAATGAGGGGATGCCTCCCACAACAGGATCCCTAGGGACCAGGCCACCCCGGCCACGTGTGTGGgccatggggagaggcaggatgGGTGGGCCGACTGATTTCTCTGGACTTTGGCTGGTGGCAGGTCGTAGCAGGGGGTCTTGCAAGGAACCAGGCGGGTGTTTCAGGGCCAGCTGGGGAGTCTTCCCAGGCCTTGTGTGGGGTCCAGGTAAAGACCCAGAGGTGCCCCATCCCAGCCCAGATGGAAGCCAGAGCTGGCCCATCCCTTGTGCATGATCCAGGACCAGTACTGGAGACATTGGCAGGTGTGGCCATGGCTGGGCCCCTGGCTTCCTTCTGTGGAGTGTCGGGGCCCTGTGTTCTTGCAGGGACACTTTGGCCTGAGAGGGACAGGGCCAGGGCAGTCCCTTGAGAGGCCCAGTGGGGGACTGCCCCACCTGGACTGCCGGGGACCTCTCAGAATGCGAGCCAGCCCTCCTGTCCACactgggccccagggctgggctggcagtCTGCACCCTGAGgtgcctcctccttccctcctgcagggACTTCCAGAACTGGCAGCAGAGGCCTGGGTCTGAGGCGGGGGTCCCTCAGGACACAGAGCTGAGGACGCGTGGGCCAGAGCCACTTGTCCAGGTGAGGTGCACGCTCTCTCTGAGCCTGGTGTCAGGGGCTCTCCCAGCCCAACACAGGGGAGCCCTCTGCAGGGGAGCCCGGCACAGCCCCCTGTCAGCCCTGGCACCTCAGGGTCTCTTGGCCGGGCTGCCCCCTGACAGGCCTTCCCTCCTGTCTCTTCAGTTTCAGCCCGAATCTGACACCATGTCCCTCGGGAAGAGCAATGAGCTTTGGGAGCTGGGAGAAGACCCGGAAGAGGTGCAGGGCCTGCTGGATACCCAGCAGTCCAGggctcaggaggaggaggaggggcaggttccatctcccccatctccctctctgtcctcctccccttaCTTCTCCTTGTCTGGTGTGTTACCTGGCACCCCACAGGAGGGGTCTGCTCTTGAGGGGTCCCTGAGTCCTCTCCAGAGCTCTCAGAGTGCCAACTCCTTCCCCTATGATGGGGCAGCCAGTGGCCTTGGCCAGCCCCAGCTTGCTGGCCCCAACAGCCCAGGGGAGGTGGTTGCAAGTGGAAGTGAAGGGCAGGAAGATGCTGACCCGTACCCCCGTGGTGGGGCATCGGGTGGCCTTGGCCAGCCCCAACCTGCTGTCCCCAGCAGCCCAGAGGAGGTGGGTTCATCCCCACCTGAACAGCAGGAAGATGAGCAGCCCGAGGGCAGTTTCCACATGAAGACGGCTGCGCTGGTGATGTTACTGCTCCTCAAGTATCGCATCAAGCAGCCCATCAGCAAGGCAGAGATGCTGGAGGTCATCACCCCAGAATTCCAGGACGACTTCCCCGTCATCTTGAGCCAAGCATCCCGCTGCTTGCGGCTGGTCCTTGGCCTAGACGTGATAGAAGTGGATCCCAGCGAGCACTGTTATCACCTCAACATcatcctgggcctcacctgggatgGGATGGTGAGCGGTCAGGGGGGCCTGCCCAAGACTAGCCTCCTGGGGCTGGTCCTAGGGTTGATCGTCCTGGAGGACGACTGTGCCCCTGAGGAGGAGGTGTGGGAGGCGCTGAGGGTCATGGAGGTATACGATGGCCAGGAGCACATCATCTATGGGGAGCCCAGGGACCTCCTCACCAATGTCTGGGTGCAGGAAGGCTACCTGGAGTGCCGGCCAGTGGTGGGCAGTAACCCTGCCCGCTATGAGTTCctgtgggggcccagggcccaTGTGGAAACCAGCAAGTTTCAGGTCATGGACTACGCGTTCCAGGTCAGTAGCAGCCTCATGGTTTCCTCCCTGGCCCTGTGTGAACAGATTCTGAGATAAGGAAGAGGGGGCCACAGCCCCAGAGGCGGCCAGGCCCTTTCCAAGCTTTGGTGGGGCCGGCATGAAGGGAGGCCTTAGGGTGCTTCCTCCCAGTGTTGTCCTGTTTGGTGTGTAAAGAGAAAG belongs to Canis lupus familiaris isolate Mischka breed German Shepherd chromosome X, alternate assembly UU_Cfam_GSD_1.0, whole genome shotgun sequence and includes:
- the LOC119868539 gene encoding melanoma-associated antigen 9-like isoform X3 translates to MSLGKSNELWELGEDPEEVQGLLDTQQSRAQEEEEGQVPSPPSPSLSSSPYFSLSGVLPGTPQEGSALEGSLSPLQSSQSANSFPYDGAASGLGQPQLAGPNSPGEVVASGSEGQEDADPYPRGGASGGLGQPQPAVPSSPEEVGSSPPEQQEDEQPEGSFHMKTAALVMLLLLKYRIKQPISKAEMLEVITPEFQDDFPVILSQASRCLRLVLGLDVIEVDPSEHCYHLNIILGLTWDGMVSGQGGLPKTSLLGLVLGLIVLEDDCAPEEEVWEALRVMEVYDGQEHIIYGEPRDLLTNVWVQEGYLECRPVVGSNPARYEFLWGPRAHVETSKFQVMDYAFQVSSSLMVSSLALCEQILR